One genomic window of Eggerthella timonensis includes the following:
- a CDS encoding bifunctional glycosyltransferase/CDP-glycerol:glycerophosphate glycerophosphotransferase: protein MQSSNDSLTHSNPLYTVSVIVPAYNSEDNIAKSIESLQHQTLGPDKLEIVLVNDGSSDGTSAICHEYAGKASNIVVIDKENGGVGSARNAGIDAAHGKYIAFLDSDDTLLPNTLEAAASFFDAHYDEIDAVSYPMRLHNAKREWSHVREEVMTHTGIYDLAKLQYAFALITNVNVVVKNDESLPRFREDLAVHEDELFFLTILLRKQKVGFCKEGAYRYQQLPGSAIGTKMHPFYQFEKNIGFWEELFAAYPGKAPLYLQASFLNEVNWKIKQDVLFPYHYAPDDFHRSMQRIAALMDRVDDDVIFTAPRSSEFLNHYFLTLKPSANIACAVSEQGVVLRNGDRLLLCRRNTVVELVRTRVDGDTFKLKGAIKSVAFGYCGKPTLTATIDGNRRLEIPLHPSSLSRHMARIETSVFWGFDIDVPLDSCSRISFTVRIDGYDLPSLVKLSARASGNTNNGIDAFSTEDYLVSLNQMNSAIEIKRHPSWLAKQKAWLSNSFGVARRNPKGFAVRSALKMRRKPKQPTWLYYDRTGVGGDNAYFQFLHDFEKQDGILRFYVTDEDDATLDEMFEKRHKSSMIRFSSTEHKFLHLQADRIVASYIERPNWCPFQQKALNALADMIRYDLVYLQHGVLHAHMPWKYSADRLLMDYEVVSTPYETKILTDTYGFLPEQLLTSGMPRYDRIDAGQASKRKILFAPSWRKYLVTESSDLKFGRRERALLESSFWRETKAFLADPRLSKLLEEHEYELDIKLHPIFKVYNPEFERFCSKRIHLVNEVSEGDYRVFVTDYSSWVFDFVYLKRAVVYFLPDEVEFKAGLNGYRELDLPLEEGFGPLSRTGTDLLDAVASIVENEGRPAAPYRQRMEGFFFHYDNNQRERLYDELMRTWEERKGR, encoded by the coding sequence ATGCAATCATCAAACGATTCTCTAACTCATTCGAACCCTCTTTACACCGTCAGCGTCATCGTGCCGGCATACAACAGCGAGGACAATATCGCCAAAAGCATCGAGAGCCTGCAGCACCAGACGCTCGGGCCCGACAAGTTGGAGATCGTCCTCGTCAACGACGGGTCGTCGGATGGAACGTCGGCCATTTGTCACGAATACGCCGGGAAGGCAAGCAACATCGTCGTCATCGACAAGGAGAACGGCGGGGTCGGAAGCGCCCGAAACGCCGGGATCGATGCAGCCCACGGTAAATACATCGCCTTTCTAGACAGCGACGACACGCTGCTCCCCAACACCCTCGAAGCAGCGGCGTCGTTTTTCGACGCGCATTACGACGAGATCGATGCCGTATCCTATCCCATGCGCCTACACAATGCCAAACGCGAATGGTCGCACGTACGCGAAGAGGTCATGACGCATACGGGCATCTACGACCTGGCCAAGCTCCAGTACGCGTTCGCTCTCATCACCAATGTCAACGTCGTGGTGAAAAACGACGAATCGCTCCCCCGCTTCCGCGAAGACCTGGCTGTCCACGAAGACGAATTATTTTTCCTGACCATACTGCTTCGCAAGCAGAAGGTCGGATTCTGCAAAGAGGGCGCGTATCGTTACCAGCAGCTTCCCGGAAGCGCCATCGGCACTAAAATGCACCCCTTCTACCAATTCGAAAAAAACATCGGGTTTTGGGAAGAACTGTTCGCCGCGTATCCCGGAAAAGCCCCGCTGTACTTGCAGGCGTCGTTTCTCAACGAAGTCAACTGGAAAATAAAGCAGGACGTACTGTTCCCGTACCACTACGCTCCCGACGATTTCCATCGGTCGATGCAGCGCATAGCGGCCCTTATGGATCGGGTCGACGACGACGTCATCTTCACCGCGCCCCGCTCGAGCGAGTTCCTCAACCACTACTTTTTGACGTTGAAGCCCAGTGCGAACATCGCTTGCGCCGTAAGCGAGCAAGGAGTCGTGCTACGCAACGGCGATCGTCTTCTCCTGTGCAGGCGCAATACAGTCGTCGAACTCGTGCGCACAAGAGTCGACGGCGATACGTTCAAACTCAAAGGAGCCATCAAATCCGTAGCTTTCGGTTACTGCGGAAAACCGACGCTGACCGCAACGATCGATGGCAACAGAAGGCTAGAGATCCCTCTGCACCCGTCTTCTTTAAGCCGCCATATGGCCCGCATCGAAACGAGCGTTTTCTGGGGGTTCGATATCGACGTGCCACTCGATAGCTGTTCTCGCATATCGTTTACCGTGCGAATCGACGGATACGACCTCCCCTCACTCGTAAAGCTCTCTGCAAGGGCCTCGGGTAACACCAACAACGGAATCGACGCTTTCTCGACCGAGGACTATCTCGTTTCCCTAAACCAGATGAACAGCGCGATCGAGATAAAGCGCCATCCCTCATGGTTGGCGAAACAGAAAGCCTGGCTGAGCAATTCTTTCGGCGTTGCGCGCCGCAATCCCAAAGGATTCGCCGTTCGCTCGGCGTTGAAGATGCGACGCAAACCGAAGCAGCCCACATGGCTTTACTATGATCGAACCGGGGTCGGAGGCGACAATGCATACTTCCAGTTCTTGCACGATTTCGAAAAGCAAGACGGAATCCTTCGCTTCTACGTCACCGACGAGGACGATGCGACACTCGACGAAATGTTCGAAAAGCGGCATAAAAGCTCGATGATTCGATTCAGCTCGACCGAGCACAAATTCTTGCACTTGCAAGCCGACAGGATCGTCGCAAGCTACATCGAGCGTCCCAACTGGTGCCCATTTCAGCAAAAGGCGCTCAACGCATTGGCAGACATGATCCGCTATGATTTGGTATACCTACAGCATGGCGTTCTGCACGCACATATGCCGTGGAAGTACTCCGCCGACCGCCTCCTCATGGATTACGAGGTTGTTTCGACACCGTACGAAACGAAGATCCTGACCGATACGTACGGATTCCTGCCCGAACAGCTCCTGACGAGCGGGATGCCGCGCTACGACCGTATCGATGCCGGCCAAGCAAGCAAGCGCAAAATCCTGTTTGCCCCTTCTTGGCGCAAGTACTTGGTAACCGAATCGTCGGATCTCAAATTCGGAAGACGAGAGCGAGCGCTTCTCGAATCCTCGTTTTGGCGCGAAACGAAGGCGTTTCTCGCCGATCCGCGTCTTAGCAAGCTCCTCGAAGAGCATGAGTACGAACTCGATATCAAGCTCCACCCCATATTCAAGGTATACAACCCCGAGTTCGAACGGTTTTGCAGCAAGCGCATCCATTTGGTCAATGAAGTCTCGGAAGGCGATTACCGCGTCTTCGTCACCGACTATTCCTCCTGGGTGTTCGATTTCGTCTACCTCAAGAGAGCGGTGGTCTACTTCCTTCCCGACGAAGTCGAATTCAAGGCTGGATTGAACGGCTATCGCGAACTCGACCTCCCTCTGGAGGAGGGGTTCGGACCGCTCTCCCGCACTGGGACGGATCTGCTCGACGCCGTAGCCAGCATCGTCGAGAACGAAGGAAGACCGGCCGCGCCGTATCGGCAGCGCATGGAGGGGTTCTTCTTCCACTACGACAATAACCAGCGCGAGCGCCTCTACGACGAGCTCATGAGGACGTGGGAGGAGCGGAAAGGCAGATGA